Genomic DNA from Triticum aestivum cultivar Chinese Spring unplaced genomic scaffold, IWGSC CS RefSeq v2.1 scaffold1A_scf_5, whole genome shotgun sequence:
GGTTCCTACCCCTGAATCAGTATGGGCTAGTATTTGCTTCTGTAATAGCAGCCAGTAGAACAGCTGTTTCTTTAATGTTGCAGAACATCCAGTTTCTATTTCTTACTTTGTACATGTTCGCTTATGATATAGAAGGTTGAAAAATAAAATGGTGATCCTGCTAATAGATCCCTGACCTTTTAACTGAAAAGTACTCTGCAACTGTGGATGCCCTCATGTTGTCAATGTAGAATTCAGTTTAGAGCCCAGATATTTGTTTTGTTATGTTGTTTAACATGCTTTCATGAGGTCTTCAATATTCGAACTGGTTGTGCGATTTTGTTGTTAAGAGGAATTTTACGAAGATGTGCTTGTCTGTTTGATTAAAGAAAGAATGTTACCCCCATAATTTGAGTGGGATTATTTACAAAATACTTGAATAAAATATGAATTAATCAGATGCACCTCAACAGTTTGTGATCTGGCCGGCTAGGTAGGTTGAACCCTTAGCCAAAATTACCAGAGGGGGTGGCCAGGAAAATTTCTTTTGAAACTCGCCCGCATATTTCTTCATCTCCAATCCATTCATCCATCCAGTTTGTTACTGATGGAACTGTTTGCCGCCTTTCCCTTCCATGGTGGAGTACTAAGTAGTAAAAGCACTCAGTCAGTATATTTCCCAATCAGAAATTCATGCACCCCTCAGTAAGTATGGGCTAATATTTGCGTTCTGTTAGAGCAGCCGGGAGCTCTGCTGTTTCCTGAATGTTCcaaaaaatcagtttttttttaCTTTGTACATGTTCCTTTATTCTTTATTAGGATATAATAAAAGATTGACAAATGAAATTGTGGCCATGCTAATAGATCCTTGACTTTTTAACTGGAAAGTATTCTACAACTGTGGATGGCATGCCCTCATGTGTTAATGTAATATTCAGTGTAGAGCCCAGATATTAATCATTCTGTTATTTAACAGGCATCCATGAGGCCTTCAATTTTTGAACTGGAAAGCTTGCGTGTTCAGGATTTGTGCGATTATGCTGTTAATGCACACCATTCATTCAGTATAGGGCCCAGCAATTCATTTTGTTTATCGTGCTTGAGACCTTTGTTTGCTTGAATTAACCTTCTTAAATCTTGCTGTTAATCCGTCACTTTTCCTCGTGATGCTGTTTCAGGATTCTTGTCTGCCATGGGTGACTACACAATCCGGATAAGCACCAGCTTGATCGAGCAGCTCGCGCGCGATGACGAGAAGCAGGTGAAAAGGAGGACCAGGAAACCCAGGCCGAAGAAGGTGGTGGAGCAACCAGAGGAGCCTCAGGACAATGGCAGGGAAGTTCCAACTGAACCCAAGAGCAGCCCTGCTCCTGTTTTGCCTTTTCCGCCACCCATGTACCTACCAGTGACCCCTGCTCCTCCACCACCGTCTCCTGCAATCCAGGTGGTGGAAGCCATACGCGCCGTGGTGGCGGAGAGCGAGAAGGTGCTGGAGAAGCTGCAGAA
This window encodes:
- the LOC123172033 gene encoding uncharacterized protein, translating into MGDYTIRISTSLIEQLARDDEKQVKRRTRKPRPKKVVEQPEEPQDNGREVPTEPKSSPAPVLPFPPPMYLPVTPAPPPPSPAIQVVEAIRAVVAESEKVLEKLQKKEAAMREELTKRAKELHDKEFKLPYQNPSPCTDERAGCAECYRSNVQDPLKCAEAVKRFEACVRMARRGGATMGAAQ